Within the Maribacter sp. BPC-D8 genome, the region TGTGCTTGCAAGGTCTTCTTCTTTGAAATTAATATTACGTAATGCCTTAAAAAAAGCGAACCAATTACACCACTTTCGGCTTTGTTACTTTGTATACAGTTTCAAGAATAAAACAAAAAACAATAATACCCAATGCGGTTAATACCCCTATTTTATTCTCAGAAAACTGCTGAATAATTAATGTCGAAAAAGCCAATAAACAGAGTACACTCGCCAGTAAATGAACATAACTTCTAGATTCTAGTTCTTTGTGCCTTTTGTAACCAATATAATTAACGATACAAAAAATCAACAAAAAGCCTGCACTACCAGCTGTTGATATACTTTTCAGATTAAACAGATTTACCAATGCAATTGACAGCAATGCCGTTATTAAAAACCCTACAGGTTTACCCCAAAACATATGGCAAAAATACTTCGGCAACTCGTCGTCTTCTGCGATGTCATAATTAACCCTGCCACTACCCAATACGGTAGCATTAATTGCTGAAAAAGTAGAAATCAAAGCCGTAACGGTCATTACGGTAAAACCAATTTGCCCTAAAGTTGGCTCTGCAGCTTTTGCCAACACATAATCTTGGGCATCTGCTATTTGATCAAATGGCAAGGCACCAACGGTTACAATAGCAATTAGAATATACAATATGATCACAAAGCCAACAGCACCAAAATAAGCCTTGGCAGTATTCTTCTCTCTATCTTTTAAATCTGCTACGGAATTTGCAATTAATTCAAAACCTTCATATGCAACAAAAATGACCATACCACCAGAAAGTATGAGCATAGGGCTCTCCCAATTTTCGGGTGATAATTGTTGTAAATTTTCTGGATGAGCAGACAACCCATAGAAACCTACACCAATAAATGCAACCAGAATACATAGTTTTATGATCACTGCCATAGACTCAATCTCACTAACCAGCTTAACACTTAAATAGTTGATGAGCAGTGCAATTAGTAATATGGATGTTTGAAATATACGCGTATCGATTTCTTTTGAACCTGAAACCGAAAGTAATTCGGTCGCATAAGATCCAAACGCCGATGCGTAGAGTGCTAGCATAACAATGTAACTAATCCACAACAGATTATTGATACCGCCAGCGAAAATTCCGTTTCCAAAGTGTTGATGCACGAACTTTACTGTACCACCATTCTCTGGATATTTCTTTGAAAGTTTAGCATACGAATATGCAGTTAGCAATGCAATTATACCCGCCCAAAGAAATGCTACCGGTGTTGCACCTTTAGCCAAGGCAACGGCAAGCCCAAGAACAGCAAAAATACCGCCACCGACCATACCGCCAATACCTATAGAGATAGCATCTTTGAGTCCGATTTTCTTATCCATTTCCCTGTTCTTTAAATCATATTATTAATTGCGCACATCAGTATCTAGAATGGCGTACTCAAAACTATCTGACCATCCGGATTGTAAGGGGAGAATCTTCCGCTTTCGACCTTCTTGTTTCATTCCTACTTTTTCCATCACCTTTGCCGAACCTATATTAGCTACTGCACAGCCTGCTTCTATTCGATGTAGCTGAAGCACATCAAATCCGTAGTTTAAAACCGCTTTTAAAGATTCTGTTGCATAGCCTTTATTCCAATAATCGAGATGTAATTTATACCAGACCTCAGCTCTGTTATATTTTTTGGGACCCAATCTTAATCCGAATAAACCAATAAATTCACCATTCGTTTTATGCTGAATAGCAAAGGTGTGATTTCTGATTTCTGTAGCGTTATTAGCTTCGAACCAAGGGGTTATCACCTCATGAGTTTCTTGTAAGTTTTCAGGTATACCAAGAGTATTAAACTCGTCTGTTTCGGGTAAGGAATGTAAGCGATGAATAACTTCTACATCTGCCATCTCAATTAACCTTAATGTTAATCGATCTGTTTGTATTTCGAGTTTGTTCATGGCTGATGTTATAAGTATTGAAACTACAAATGTATCCTCAAATATAAGTGAGGAAGATTTTAGTTAATAGGTAAATAAATGACAAAAGTAGAACCTTCATCTTTTTTACCAATGGCATGAATATAACCATTATGTTTTTCAACTATCTTTTTACAAATGGAGAGTCCGATACCTGTACCTGAATATTCGGTTTTTGAATGTAACCTTTGAAACACCTCAAAAATATTACTAGCAAACTCGGGTTCAAAGCCGATGCCATTATCTACAAATGAAATTTTGTAATAGTATTCTGTAGTCTTACTAAAGTTCTCTACAATTTCTGAGTTACGCACCTTTTTAGAGCTGATAATTATTTTGGGGGCTACATCACTTTTGCCATACTTAATAGAATTACTAATAAGATTCGTACACAGTTGTTCTATTTTAAAAGGTATACCCTGGATATTTGGTAGATTTTCATAAGAAATAGAGGTATCGGTTTCTTTAATGAGCTGCGAAAGTTCATCTTCAATTTTACTTATAATTTCATCTAGAGAAATATTTTCGAATTTTGAATTAACCTTATCTATTCTTGAATACGAAAGTAAATTCTGTATTAATTCTCGCATTCTAAACGTACCATCTTTAATCTTTCCAAAATAATTTTGAATACTGGCAGGCATACTCTGTTCACCATCGTCTTCTATTCGAGAAATAAACATTTGTATTTTACGCAAAGGCTCTTGCAAATCGTGACTTGCCACTCTATTAAAAGATTCTAGCTCTTCATTACTAATCTTCAATTTCTCATAACTATCGATAAGTGCTCTATCTTTTTCTACACGGCTGGTAATATCTTGAACAATACCGACTGAAACCGGTCTGTTATCTATTTCAACATATTTGCCCTTTAAATCTAAATGTTTTACTCCTTTTGTTTTGGTAATTACACGGTATGCAAAAACGGTAGAAGCTCCTTTCTCTTCAACGTTAGCACCTATCGACTCAAATATGGCAACATCTTCTGGATGTACAAATTCTTTATAAGAACTAAAAGTTACCTCAAAACTATTAGGCTCGACGCCAAGAATTCTATAAAAATTGTCAGAAACCGTTGCGGTACCATCATCTAAATACCAAATAAAACTACCGACACCAGCTACATTTTCAGCTTCTTTAAAAATGGTATTCTGAAGGCTTAAGTCTTCGTTCAGTTTTTGAAGCTCTTCTTCAGCCTTTTTAATTTTTGTGGTATCCCAGGCGGTATTGGTAATTCCGTTTGCAGATTTTACAATCGTGTTAAAAATGTATTTATTCTCACCTTCAAAAGTATACACACTTTCATGCTCTTGGGTATCGCCACTAACATAGCATTCTTTCATTATTTCAAAAAGACCATTCTCCAAAACCATTGGGTACATTTCTAACAAAGAATTACCAATTATATCATCTTGTTCTGATCCTGTTACTTTTTCTATGGCATTAGAGGTATACCTAAATTGAAAATCGGCGATATTCTTCTCTTTGTCAAAAATGGGTTCAAAATGGCTAATGACATTGTTAGAGCTTTTATAGACACCTTTTAAAAACTCTTCTGTTTCTTGTAATTTCTTGTTCTGAACAAAAACCTGACTATTTACCTCATTAATTTCGCCTTTCTGTTTATAGATACTGATAAAACCAATTAAAAAAATACCCAAAGCCGTTAGCGCAACCAATAAAGATGACATGGGCGTTAAAAACGATTGCGAGGTGTATTCTTCTTTACGAGCAACCATTAAATAGTTCTCTTCTGCGAGCATTCTATCTTTTATAACCTGAGACTCCGCAACAATTTTCGAAATTCGCTGATTACGTTTATAACGTAAACTGGCGAAATTAATAACAATACTATCTTTTACTTCTAAACTATCTGGCGCATTGGTAGCATCAACAATGGTTGTAGTGTCTATTTCAGTCTTAATTCTATCATGTAATAGTTGTAATGCCTTAACGCGCTCTTGTTGGGCATCGTTGTCTACCGTAAGTGTATTGAGCCTATCTAACGACTGACCCATTTCTGTCACCACAATGGCAGAGAGGTTACTTTCTTCAACTTCAATAAGTTTTTTAAGCTGAATGGCCTCTACCTCTAAGAATTTAGAAGAAAGCTCTACAATGGTACGCTGTACCTCTAGGGTGTGAGAAACTAGGTCTCCTGTTTTATGAAGTCTGTTCACCTGCTTATAACCTACACTAACGGTATACAGTAACAAGGCAATTGCCAAAACCAATAAGATAATATAGGTCTTTGCCGAACCGATAAGCGACTTTAACTTCATCATAATCTTACTAGAAAACAGGCTTTTCATTTTTAGTAACAGGTTAAAAGGGGGGTATTACCAATTATTAAAATTTCAATAAATGAATATACCTCATTTTAGTATGATCAGATTCAAATTTTTAAATTAATATGAAAAATGAATTTCTTGAACTAAAAATAACATACTGTAATACCTAATACGAACACCTAAAAATTTCTCTTAGAGTCGACTAGTATTCGGTAACATAGTATAGCACGAGTATTTAGTTTTGCAAAAACAAAAGCCCGATTTCGTTAATTATCGAAATCGGGCTTTTATAAAATTAGAACTTTCTATTTAATCTTGAAGTGCCAATGCATCAGTTTCTTTTTGAGCACTTTTATTTTGCTCTTCGACTATATCTTGAATAAACTCGTCTATTTGATCCTTAGTAACATTAGGCATACAAATTACGTGTGTAATGTCATCGGTCGCCAATTGCCATTTCTTTTTAATAGCATCGGCAACTTTAGGCAGCACAACAGTAATTGCCCCTTCGTTCTTCCAGGCGTTGATGCCTATTTTTAAAAGTTCTTGTTTACAATACTCGGCAGTTTCTAAACTATGACGATACCGTTCTTCTAAACCTTTTACACCCATTTTCTTTATGGCGTACCATAGAAACAACGGACTATGTCCGTTTCTTGACCCTGTAATGGTAGTGTCTAAAGAGCCTATATATGAAATACCCCTTGCTATACGATCTCTCAACGAACGCTTTGCAATTATAACACCAGAAGGAAACGGAGATCCTATAAATTTATGCCCACTGATTGAAATACTATCTGCACCATCTTGAAAATCAAAAGGAATTCGTGGTTCTATAAAAGGACCGTAAGAACCTGCCAAAGCTGCATCGCAATGTATATAGTGATTTTGAATAGCCAATTTCTTCAAAATTCTTTTCACCTTCGAAACATCATCTTTCGCCTCGGTCATAGTCGTACCAAATGTGGTTAGAATAATAGCCGGTTTATCTCTATTCAATTGCAAGGTATTCTCTAAATCATCATAATCTAGCTCGCCATTCTCTTGCGCCCTAATGGTTATACTTGGTAAGTTCAATAAATGAATATTCTTCTTTACGCTATAGTGGGTTGATTCTGAAAAATATACCATTGCCTTTGGGTGAGATTCTCTTGCCAAATACAAGCCGTACAAGTTACTTTCTGATCCACCATTGGTTACATACCCCCAAAAATCATTAGGATCTGCTCTGTATAATTTAGCAAAGAAATCGACCACTTCTCGCTCCATTTCATGTGTTTGAACCTTATACGTATTATCTTCATAAGGATCACCTACGTTGTTTATAGGATGCTTTAAAAACTCGTATAATCTTGAATAATCAAAATCTTTTGCAACTGGGTAACCTATAACTCTATCTTTCTCTTGAATTAGTTTGGTTAACAGCTCATCTATCTGTTGTTCGTTATTCATATTCATTGCGGTTTGTTATGCGTATTTTAATACTGTAAAATTACAATTACTGATAATAAATTACTTTATATAAAATATATACAGAATATTGAACTGATATACTTAATTTAACAGTTTTAAATAACTGTTTAACTCATTAATGGTTCGATTAACAGAAAAATAAACTGGCATGGATACAATCGATGGTAAAATTTTGATGCAACTTCAAGAAAATGCGAAGCAAAACACTAAAGAAATTGCGGCAAAAGTAGGATTAAGCGTTACCCCCACTTATGAAAGAATTAGAAAGTTAGAGCAGCAAGAAATTATTAAGTCATATGTTGCGCTTTTAGATAGAACCAAAATTGGGAAAGAATTAATTGCTTACTGTCAAGTGACCTTATCTCAGCATCAAAAGAAATTGGCAGACAAATTTAAAGAAGAAATACTGTTGTTGCCAGATATCATGGAATGTCATCAAGTATCTGGAAATTTTGATTTTCTATTGAAAATAGCGGTAGACGATATTGCCGAGTTTCATAAATTCTTAAATGAAAAACTATCCATTATAGATGGTATTTCTACTATACACAGTTCTTTTGTATTGAATTCTGTTAAGGACAGCACAACTTATAACCTGTAAGCTATATAGCCTTAAAATAGTTATATTGTACAGGTAACTCTTTTTTAAAAATGTATCTTTTTATGACTGCCTTCGTTGCTCAGAAAACATTTTTCTAATGGTATCTTGTATCGTGAATAAATTACTGACTGTATACACGCCAACAGATTCTTCTAAGTGACTACTATCTGGAGCCATAACCGAATTTTCGCTAGCCGATAATAAATGAATTTGATTTGCTAAATCTGGTTGATATTTCATGCCGTAGATAGCAAATTTAGAGGCATGTACCATACCATCATTATACTGCTGCCCTCTAGCTTTTTTTGTCTTTATATCTTCTAACTTTGGCGGCCTGTTAAACGTTTCATCATAAAACTCAATTACCGGACTTTCATTTATGCCTGTTAGCTTATGAATAAAAGCGATATAATAGGTGCCATCTATATTGATAGAAAAAAGATCATTCGCTCTAAAGAACGTAGTGTTCTTTTGCCTAGAAGGTTTTCTTTTTAATGCTGTAGGTTTCGTTTTTAAGAACTCTTTTATTTTTGGAGATTTTCTAAAAAAGTCATCACTTAAAACAACATTATCATTTAATACATCAATTGCTTCAAGAG harbors:
- a CDS encoding GNAT family N-acetyltransferase: MNKLEIQTDRLTLRLIEMADVEVIHRLHSLPETDEFNTLGIPENLQETHEVITPWFEANNATEIRNHTFAIQHKTNGEFIGLFGLRLGPKKYNRAEVWYKLHLDYWNKGYATESLKAVLNYGFDVLQLHRIEAGCAVANIGSAKVMEKVGMKQEGRKRKILPLQSGWSDSFEYAILDTDVRN
- a CDS encoding APC family permease, giving the protein MDKKIGLKDAISIGIGGMVGGGIFAVLGLAVALAKGATPVAFLWAGIIALLTAYSYAKLSKKYPENGGTVKFVHQHFGNGIFAGGINNLLWISYIVMLALYASAFGSYATELLSVSGSKEIDTRIFQTSILLIALLINYLSVKLVSEIESMAVIIKLCILVAFIGVGFYGLSAHPENLQQLSPENWESPMLILSGGMVIFVAYEGFELIANSVADLKDREKNTAKAYFGAVGFVIILYILIAIVTVGALPFDQIADAQDYVLAKAAEPTLGQIGFTVMTVTALISTFSAINATVLGSGRVNYDIAEDDELPKYFCHMFWGKPVGFLITALLSIALVNLFNLKSISTAGSAGFLLIFCIVNYIGYKRHKELESRSYVHLLASVLCLLAFSTLIIQQFSENKIGVLTALGIIVFCFILETVYKVTKPKVV
- a CDS encoding ATP-binding protein, encoding MMKLKSLIGSAKTYIILLVLAIALLLYTVSVGYKQVNRLHKTGDLVSHTLEVQRTIVELSSKFLEVEAIQLKKLIEVEESNLSAIVVTEMGQSLDRLNTLTVDNDAQQERVKALQLLHDRIKTEIDTTTIVDATNAPDSLEVKDSIVINFASLRYKRNQRISKIVAESQVIKDRMLAEENYLMVARKEEYTSQSFLTPMSSLLVALTALGIFLIGFISIYKQKGEINEVNSQVFVQNKKLQETEEFLKGVYKSSNNVISHFEPIFDKEKNIADFQFRYTSNAIEKVTGSEQDDIIGNSLLEMYPMVLENGLFEIMKECYVSGDTQEHESVYTFEGENKYIFNTIVKSANGITNTAWDTTKIKKAEEELQKLNEDLSLQNTIFKEAENVAGVGSFIWYLDDGTATVSDNFYRILGVEPNSFEVTFSSYKEFVHPEDVAIFESIGANVEEKGASTVFAYRVITKTKGVKHLDLKGKYVEIDNRPVSVGIVQDITSRVEKDRALIDSYEKLKISNEELESFNRVASHDLQEPLRKIQMFISRIEDDGEQSMPASIQNYFGKIKDGTFRMRELIQNLLSYSRIDKVNSKFENISLDEIISKIEDELSQLIKETDTSISYENLPNIQGIPFKIEQLCTNLISNSIKYGKSDVAPKIIISSKKVRNSEIVENFSKTTEYYYKISFVDNGIGFEPEFASNIFEVFQRLHSKTEYSGTGIGLSICKKIVEKHNGYIHAIGKKDEGSTFVIYLPIN
- a CDS encoding histidine decarboxylase, translated to MNNEQQIDELLTKLIQEKDRVIGYPVAKDFDYSRLYEFLKHPINNVGDPYEDNTYKVQTHEMEREVVDFFAKLYRADPNDFWGYVTNGGSESNLYGLYLARESHPKAMVYFSESTHYSVKKNIHLLNLPSITIRAQENGELDYDDLENTLQLNRDKPAIILTTFGTTMTEAKDDVSKVKRILKKLAIQNHYIHCDAALAGSYGPFIEPRIPFDFQDGADSISISGHKFIGSPFPSGVIIAKRSLRDRIARGISYIGSLDTTITGSRNGHSPLFLWYAIKKMGVKGLEERYRHSLETAEYCKQELLKIGINAWKNEGAITVVLPKVADAIKKKWQLATDDITHVICMPNVTKDQIDEFIQDIVEEQNKSAQKETDALALQD
- a CDS encoding Lrp/AsnC family transcriptional regulator produces the protein MDTIDGKILMQLQENAKQNTKEIAAKVGLSVTPTYERIRKLEQQEIIKSYVALLDRTKIGKELIAYCQVTLSQHQKKLADKFKEEILLLPDIMECHQVSGNFDFLLKIAVDDIAEFHKFLNEKLSIIDGISTIHSSFVLNSVKDSTTYNL